A section of the Phacochoerus africanus isolate WHEZ1 chromosome 4, ROS_Pafr_v1, whole genome shotgun sequence genome encodes:
- the LOC125124578 gene encoding olfactory receptor 6M1-like, producing the protein MDRENWTMVTEITLTGIPSTGALGSFFVLIFLLAYLVTVLGNTLIIILILVDYKLHSPMYFFLSNLSFSEILTTTCVVPTMLRGFLLERKSISFNGCFTQSFFYFLSGCTEFILFAVMSYDRYVSICNPLQYPMIMTSSLCVHLVILSWVGGFLLILPSTVLKAGLPYCGPNVIDHFFCDSAPLLHLACADIRFIELLDFLSSLVLLISSLSLTVVSYVYIISTILKIPSGQGQRKAFATCASHFTVVSMGYGISIFVYVRPSQKSSLHLNKILFILSSVITPLLNPFIFSLRNETMKAALKDTLTKGQNFLKEIRFQ; encoded by the coding sequence ATGGACAGGGAGAACTGGACCATGGTGACTGAGATTACTCTTACAGGAATACCATCCACTGGAGCTCTTGGGAGCTTCttcgttttgatttttttattggccTACTTGGTGACAGTCCTTGGAAACACCCTCATCATTATCCTGATTCTTGTAGATTATAAGCTTCACtcacccatgtatttcttcctcagcAATCTCTCTTTCAGTGAAATATTAACCACGACCTGTGTGGTTCCCACAATGCTGAGAGGCTTCCTGCTGGAGAGGAAAAGCATCTCATTTAATGGATGCTTCACTCAGtcctttttctacttcctttctggATGCACTGAGTTTATCCTTTTTGCTGtcatgtcctatgaccgctatgtgtcCATTTGCAACCCCCTTCAGTACCCTATGATTATGACTAGCTCTCTCTGTGTTCATCTTGTCATTCTTTCCTGGGTGGGTGGCTTTCTCCTGATCCTCCCATCCACTGTCCTTAAGGCAGGACTGCCATACTGTGGCCCCAATGTGATTGATCACTTTTTCTGTGACAGTGCCCCTCTCCTCCACTTGGCCTGTGCTGACATCCGTTTCATAGAGCTGTTGGACTTCCTAAGCTCCCTGGTCCTGCTCATcagctccctctccctcacaGTGGTCTCCTATGTTTACATCATCTCCACCATTCTGAAGATACCCTCAGGCCAAGGTCAACGCAAAGCCTTTGCTACCTGTGCCTCTCACTTCACTGTGGTCTCTATGGGCTATGGAATCTCCATCTTTGTCTATGTCCGCCCCTCACAGAAGAGCAGCCTGCACCTCAACAAGATCCTCTTCATCCTCTCCAGTGTCATCACACCACTCCTGAATCCCTTCATCTTCAGTTTACGAAATGAAACCATGAAAGCTGCTCTGAAGGACACCTTGACCAAAGGTCAGAACTTTCTTAAGGAAATAAGATTCCAGTGA